The following coding sequences lie in one Stigmatopora argus isolate UIUO_Sarg chromosome 5, RoL_Sarg_1.0, whole genome shotgun sequence genomic window:
- the tango2 gene encoding transport and Golgi organization protein 2 homolog: protein MCIIFIKFDPRPASKNAYRLILAANRDEYYNRPSKAADFWGSNTDVLSGLDLEYGKEGGSWLGINKNGKLAAITNYMEGRPNPDAQGRGFLVSNYLVEKDLDCYSYLKKVSTESHLYNGFNLLTAEFKAKQDHVCYYGNRGNNEPIHLKPGIYSLSNSLLDTPWKKLLQGKRHFTSIVNNQSLSCDGLVQELLSVLNNEELNAPDPVQESQGDGYSKSMIQAMSAVCVRTPDYGTRTNTIILIDVEGNVTFTERTMPNCDTNNWTTSYFQFKLQT from the exons ATGtgtatcattttcattaaatttgacCCGCGGCCTGCATCAAAAAACGCCTACAG GCTAATTTTGGCTGCAAACAGAGATGAGTACTACAACAGACCATCGAAGGCTGCAGACTTTTGGGGGAGCAATACTGATGTTCTCAGCG GCCTAGACCTGGAATATGGTAAAGAAGGAGGATCATGGTTGGGGATCAACAAGAACGGAAAACTCGCAGCAATCACCAACTACATGGAAGGCCGGCCCAACCCAGATGCACAAGGGCgag GTTTCCTTGTTTCCAACTACCTCGTAGAAAAGGACTTGGACTGCTACTCTTACCTAAAGAAGGTCTCAACAGAAAGTCACTTGTATAACGGCTTCAACCTTCTCACCGCAGAGTTCAA AGCCAAGCAGGATCATGTGTGTTACTATGGAAACAGAGGCAACAATGAACCCATCCATCTCAAGCCAG GAATCTACAGCTTGAGTAATTCGCTACTGGACACCCCATGGAAGAAACTGCTTCAAGGCAAGCGACACTTTACCAGCATTGTCAACAACCAATCACTATCCTGTGATGGCCTGGTGCAAGAGCTGCTGAGTGTACTTAACAACGAAGAACT GAATGCGCCTGATCCTGTTCAAGAGAGCCAAGGTGACGGGTACAGCAAGTCCATGATCCAAGCTATGTCAGCCGTGTGTGTTCGCACCCCTGATTATGGCACAAG GACCAATACAATTATCCTGATTGATGTGGAGGGAAATGTGACCTTTACCGAGCGAACCATGCCCAATTGTGACACAAACAACTGGACTACCAGTTATTTCCAGTTTAAGCTGCAGACATGA
- the zdhhc8b gene encoding palmitoyltransferase ZDHHC8B → MPTSAGKRFKPSKYIPVSTAATLLVGSTTLFFVFTCPWLTKVISPIVPVYNGLIFLFVLANFSMATFMDPGVYPRADVDEDKDDDFRAPLYKNVEIKGIQVRMKWCATCHFYRPPRCSHCSVCDNCVEDFDHHCPWVNNCIGRRNYRYFFLFLLSLSIHMVGVFTFGLIFVLHHRERLGALHTTVTLVVMCIAGLFFIPVMGLTGFHMVLVARGRTTNEQVTGKFRGGVNPFTKGCSGNVEYVLCSPLGPRYILDPRKKPQIKIQPPFIRPDLSEKQITIKVNDNGVHSTIISSKSKSSPDGLEDKEIQPPLPPKADRYNQLKTHLTSSEVIESSVSGTTHPSTPAMYKFRPSFSTMPKVHYHTAGDKIVLPDDHTSSAILEEGVRGHDYRSEPNLDLPEYTNAPLHRTFKSSPFQLDSDPVNSQTLTLRQAHHRSEKGQLMVTSTPYKNVFSPSTLSNRNGSLSYDSLLHPGGTPPTADYLAHRGMPPVGFHSPYLPTKVCHVRQPETQRPQVVATYSPVMSSRVAGRQSPHVRDRDPSPVRYDNLSQTIMASIQERKEKEAREKRHMLHGHSQTHIYAQDSVAFEGSGVYGLPPNLCYPDGPRCAGSRGPTPPAYGGSRDNLMGLGLSYGQRTPVLCQAGSTLGRAPRTSSGSLHTDHISTNNNNHGRVSGPEGLYRSPAHRPHSPAFPRSPSSYSHQKLSYVSAQERVDSPRLGGAREGIKVNGQMDCHPSAKGVAGSPNRHGNIKKVTGVGGTTYEISV, encoded by the exons GTGCCCCTGGTTGACCAAGGTGATCTCCCCTATCGTGCCTGTCTACAATGGACTCATCTTCCTCTTTGTGTTGGCCAACTTCAGCATGGCAACATTCATGGACCCCGGTGTCTACCCCAGAG CGGACGTGGACGAAGACAAAGACGACGACTTCCGAGCGCCCCTCTACAAGAATGTGGAGATCAAAGGCATTCAAGTTCGGATGAAGTGGTGCGCCACCTGTCACTTCTACAGGCCGCCTCGCTGCTCACACTGCAGTGTGTGTGACAATTGCGTGGAG GACTTTGACCATCACTGTCCATGGGTCAACAACTGCATCGGACGCAGAAATTACCGttacttcttcctcttcctgctGTCTTTAAGCATCCACATGGTGGGAGTTTTCACCTTCGGCCTCATCTTTGTGCTCCACCACAGAGAGCGACTGGGAGCGCTGCACACCACCGTCAC ATTGGTGGTGATGTGTATCGCGGGACTTTTCTTTATTCCCGTCATGGGTCTGACCGGTTTCCACATGGTGCTCGTGGCTCGGGGCCGAACCACAAACGAACAA GTAACAGGCAAATTTCGTGGAGGAGTAAATCCCTTTACAAAAGGTTGCAGTGGCAACGTGGAGTATGTCTTATGTAGTCCTTTGGGTCCAAG GTACATATTGGACCCACGCAAGAAGCCCCAAATCAAAATTCAACCTCCGTTTATCAGACCGGACCTCTCCGAAAAGCAAATCACCATCAAGGTCAATGACAACGGCGTACATAGCACTATTATAAGCTCCAAG TCCAAAAGTAGTCCCGATGGCCTGGAAGACAAAGAAATTCAGCCTCCATTGCCACCGAAAGCTGACAGGTACAACCAGCTGAAAACCCATCTGACCTCCAGTGAGG TAATAGAAAGCTCTGTGTCTGGTACGACCCACCCCTCCACTCCGGCCATGTACAAGTTCAGACCATCCTTTAGCACCATGCCCAAAGTTCACTATCATACAGCGGGGGACAAG ATTGTTCTTCCCGATGACCACACTTCCTCGGCTATTTTGGAAGAGGGTGTCCGTGGTCACGACTACCGTTCCGAGCCAAATCTAGATCTGCCCGAGTACACGAACGCGCCTCTTCACCGCACGTTCAAGTCCTCCCCGTTCCAGCTGGACTCCGACCCGGTGAACTCTCAGACGCTGACCCTGAGGCAAGCCCACCACCGATCAGAGAAGGGGCAGCTAATGGTCACCTCCACGCCCTACAAGAATGTCTTCTCTCCCAGCACGCTCTCCAACCGTAACGGAAGCCTATCTTACGACAGCCTGCTCCACCCCGGCGGCACCCCACCCACCGCCGATTACTTGGCCCACCGCGGCATGCCTCCGGTGGGGTTCCACTCGCCCTACCTGCCCACCAAAGTGTGCCACGTGCGGCAACCCGAGACCCAGAGGCCGCAGGTCGTCGCCACCTACAGTCCAGTGATGTCATCCCGTGTGGCGGGCCGTCAATCCCCTCACGTGCGGGACAGGGACCCGTCCCCGGTACGCTACGACAACCTATCTCAAACAATCATGGCCTCCATCCAGGAGCGCAAGGAGAAAGAGGCAAGAGAGAAGAGACACATGCTCCACGGGCATTCCCAGACGCATATCTATGCCCAAGACTCCGTTGCGTTTGAAGGCTCGGGGGTGTACGGCCTCCCGCCCAACCTCTGCTATCCGGACGGTCCTCGTTGCGCCGGTTCCAGGGGCCCGACGCCGCCGGCTTACGGGGGCTCCAGGGACAACCTGATGGGGTTGGGGCTGAGTTACGGCCAGAGAACCCCCGTACTGTGCCAGGCCGGGTCCACTCTGGGCCGAGCGCCTAGGACTTCATCCGGCTCTTTACACACGGATCATATTagcaccaacaacaacaaccacggAAGGGTCTCGGGCCCCGAGGGCCTCTACCGCTCCCCCGCCCACCGTCCCCACTCCCCCGCATTCCCCCGGTCTCCCTCATCCTACTCCCATCAGAAACTCTCATACGTGAGCGCCCAGGAAAGGGTGGACTCGCCTCGTCTGGGTGGGGCCAG aGAGGGCATCAAAGTAAATGGCCAGATGGATTGCCACCCAAGTGCCAAGGGTGTCGCGGGCAGTCCCAATCGCCATGGTAACATCAAAAAGGTGACAGGGGTGGGGGGCACCACCTATGAAATTTCCGTGTGA
- the ranbp1 gene encoding ran-specific GTPase-activating protein has product MADPKDQEEPETTAETVEDSNHDPQFEPIVSLPEQEVKTLEEDEEELFKMRAKLYRFASEIDPPEWKERGTGDVKLLRHKEKGTIRLLMRRDRTLKLCANHQILPMMELKPNAGSDRAWVWNTLADYADEEPKPELLAIRFLNAENAQKFKVKFDECKDVVRNKSDGSDKADSAIKVAEKLEELSVKDKKEGEKETKKKEEETKEVKAEEKN; this is encoded by the exons ATGGCTGACCCAAAG GACCAAGAAGAGCCTGAAACCACAGCAGAAACGGTGGAAGACTCCAATCACGATCCTCAATTTGAGCCAATTGTGAGCCTTCCTGAACAGGAAGTCAAAACGttagaggaagatgaagaagaactTTTCAAAAT GCGAGCTAAATTATACCGGTTTGCCTCTGAAATCGACCCACCTGAGTGGAAAGAGAGAGGCACCGGTGATGTCAAGCTGCTCAGGCACAAAGAGAAAGGCACAATCCGCCTTCTGATGAGGAGAGATCGTACTTTGAAGCTATGTGCCAATCATCAGA TTTTACCGATGATGGAACTGAAGCCCAACGCTGGGAGCGACAGAGCCTGGGTGTGGAACACACTAGCAGATTATGCAGATGAAGAACCCAAACCAGAACTTCTGGCCATACGCTTTTTAAATGCAGAAA ATGCTCAGAAGTTCAAAGTCAAGTTTGATGAATGCAAAGATGTGGTCAGAAACAAGAGTGATGGATCAG ATAAAGCTGACAGTGCAATCAAAGTGGCAGAGAAACTGGAGGAACTCTCAGTAAAAGACAAGAAGGAAGGTGAAAAGGAGactaaaaagaaagaagaggagACAAAAGAAGTGAAGgctgaggaaaaaaattga
- the dgcr8 gene encoding microprocessor complex subunit DGCR8: protein MDLDDILPPLPLEPPNDFGRDEGRAPPPPPLQTSSDAEVMDVSSGGDGYICIPGDGEAKPQEPLSISTLAFCSQPSNEASYSTSLCPRTARHAPLSTTFRPDLKLLRDVQVRVSFTESSCSKDRKVLYTGEGQDSDDGLEHLNGEFNFSSSDQEVVDGSSGRAGAGRVEEAEMETENKVEYAVLDELDDLCENLMANEDGENGGFKSEAIVQREQTYDESMTYGFEEEFDNDVDALLEEGMPVPKKMRPADDKDGGESDHHSDEGVQPMMTKIKTVLKSRGRPPTEPLPDGWIMTFHNSGIPVYLHRETRVVTWSRPYFLGTGSIRKHDPPTSSIPCLHYKKMKEHEEKELNGEVHLQAEKSPVNPTNEANGEAPVENSENSAEVLDSMLASNATDGGLAGEDVTNHSQPIKEIKPFDIAQGALGQVRAKVEVCKDESIELEDFRLYLEKCFDFEQVTVKKFRTWAERRQFNRDVKRKQAESERPILPANQKLITLSVQDAPTKKEFIINPNGKSEVCILHEYMQRVLKVRPVYNFFECENPSEPFGASVMIDGVTYGTGTASSKKLAKNKAARATLEILIPDFVKQTSEEKPAEADELEYFNHISIEDSRVYELTNKAGLLSPYQILHECLKRNHGMGDTSIKFEVIPGKNQKSEYVMTCGKHTVRGWCKNKRVGKQLASQKILQMLHPHVKNWGSLLRMYGRESNKMVKKENSDKSVIELQQFAKKNKPNLHILNKLQEEMRKLAAQREETRKKPKMTIMESAQPGSEPLCTVDV, encoded by the exons atggatcttgATGATATTTTACCACCTCTCCCTTTGGAGCCACCTAATGATTTTGGCAGAGATGAGGGCAGAGCACCTCCACCACCTCCCCTGCAAACGTCCAGTGACGCAGAGGTAATGGACGTTAGCTCTGGTGGTGATGGATACATATGCATCCCAGGGGATGGGGAAGCAAAACCACAAGAGCCCCTCAGTATTAGTACACTTGCTTTCTGTAGCCAGCCCTCGAACGAGGCTAGTTACTCCACCTCGTTGTGTCCCCGAACAGCTCGTCACGCTCCCCTTTCAACCACGTTCCGACCAGATCTCAAGCTGCTCAGGGATGTTCAGGTTCGTGTTAGCTTCACGGAAAGCAGCTGTAGTAAAGATCGCAAGGTTTTGTATACAGGCGAAGGGCAAGACAGCGATGATGGGTTAGAGCATTTGAATGGTGAGTTTAATTTCTCTTCGAGTGATCAGGAAGTTGTTGACGGTAGTTCAGGAAGAGCAGGAGCAGGTAGGGTTGAAGAGGCTGAAATGGAGACTGAAAACAAAGTAGAGTACGCTGTCCTGGATGAGTTGGATGACCTCTGTGAGAATTTAATGGCGAATGAAGATGGAGAAAATGGTGGCTTTAAGTCGGAGGCCATAGTTCAACGGGAGCAAACCTACGATGAGTCCATGACTTACGGCTTTGAG GAGGAATTCGATAACGACGTTGACGCTCTTCTAGAGGAGGGCATGCCGGTCCCCAAAAAGATGCGTCCAGCGGATGACAAAGATGGTGGGGAAAGTGATCACCACTCAGATGAAGGTGTTCAACCCATGATGACCAAAATTAAAACAGTCTTGAAAA GCCGGGGACGTCCACCTACTGAGCCACTTCCAGATGGATGGATCATGACATTCCACAACTCAGGCATTCCAGTCTACCTGCACAGAGAGACCAGAGTAGTCACATGGTCTCGGCCCTACTTCCTTGGAACTGGCAGCATCCGA AAACATGACCCTCCTACTAGCAGCATCCCCTGCTTACACTATAAGAAGATGAAGGAACATGAGGAGAAGGAATTGAACGGCGAGGTCCATCTTCAAGCAGAAAAGTCTCCTGTTAATCCCACCAATGAGGCAAATGGTGAAGCGCCTGTAGAGAACTCAGAGAATTCAGCTGAGGTACTTGATAGCATGCTAGCCAGCAATGCTACCGATGGCGGCTTAGCGGGTGAAGACGTGACCAACCACAGTCAGCccattaaagaaataaaaccattcGATATTGCTCAAGGAGCCCTCGGACAAGTAAGGGCCAAAGTGGAAGTTTGCAAGGATGAGTCCATTG AACTTGAAGATTTCCGCCTATACCTGGAAAAGTGCTTTGACTTTGAACAAGTGACGGTCAAGAAGTTTCGCACCTGGGCTGAGCGGAGGCAATTTAACAGAGACGTGAAGAGGAAACAGGCAGAATCGGAGAGGCCTATCCTTCCCGCCAACCAGAAACTCATTACACTGTCTGTCCAAGATGCCCCCACTAAGAAAG AATTTATCATCAATCCCAATGGGAAGTCTGAAGTTTGCATCTTGCACGAATATATGCAGCGTGTCCTAAAGGTTCGACCTGTTTACAACTTTTTTGAATGTG AGAATCCAAGTGAACCCTTTGGTGCGTCTGTCATGATTGACGGAGTCACCTACGGCACAGGGACCGCTAGCAGTAAAAAACTTGCCAAGAATAAAGCTG CACGAGCCACACTGGAAATCCTTATCCCTGACTTTGTGAAGCAGACCTCTGAGGAAAAGCCTGCTGAAGCAGACGAACTCGAG TATTTTAACCATATCAGTATAGAAGACTCAAGAGTATATGAGCTGACCAACAAAGCAGGGCTTCTTTCACCTTATCAGATCCTTCATGAGTGCCTTAAAAG AAATCATGGAATGGGAGACACAAGCATAAAGTTTGAGGTGATACCCGGGAAGAATCAGAAAAGTGAATACGTGATGACTTGTGGGAAGCATACTGTGCGTGGTTGGT GCAAGAACAAGAGAGTTGGCAAGCAATTGGCGTCTCAGAAGATCCTGCAAATGCTTCATCCTCATGTGAAGAACTGGGGCTCACTGCTGCGGATGTATGGCCGAGAGAGTAATAAGATGGTCAAAAAG GAAAACTCTGACAAGAGTGTGATTGAGCTGCAGCAGTTTGCCAAAAAGAACAAACCAAACCTTCATATCTTGAACAAACTGCAAGAGGAGATGAGGAAACTGGCCGCACAAAGG GAGGAAACCCGAAAGAAACCCAAGATGACCATCATGGAATCTGCCCAGCCAGGAAGTGAACCTCTCTGCACTGTCGATGTTTAA
- the trmt2a gene encoding tRNA (uracil-5-)-methyltransferase homolog A — MEECSDSPAVETIPPKKEDGGDIPTNTTDNVSNPEETKVSSDSNIYSYIKDDLFTSEIYKVEIRNVPKFIGFNDLKKFLARHGLNPHKVKLMNKQPFAFVTFKNEEERDKAMKMLHGMQWKGNVLSVKLAKPKADPIQRKRRQEEGEGGEGQPPSKRGEGDEPEEPLSVQIANVVTPLWKVPYDEQLRRKEQDVVAVLQRLAKEIASTNKAMLPWLFDIKGKHNRMCCPMEPIHPSPIQTEYRNKCEFLISMGADGEDKTVGFRLGKYKGGSCAVVGPAEACHVSAEGKKVAHEFQKFIRSTPYAVYSPETYEGHWKQLTVRTSMTKQTMAVAFFNPQKIEESELDALKNSMKKYFMEGEGKDSGITSLYFVRDGQRKSPNIEDLPCELIAGDACIHEELLGVKFRISPHSFFQINTAGAEVLYSTVGEWAQLNEDSTVLDVCCGTGTIGLSLAKRVKKVIGIESCQEAVKDAEANAKFNGFTNVEFHCGKAEDLFPNILNSLASPNITAIVDPPRAGLHSKVILAIRRAEHLKRLIYVACNAKAAMNNFIDLCRAPSNRVHGAPFQPVRAMAVDMFPQTSYFEMILLFERVNYSSQPSNNQPCS; from the exons ATGGAAGAATGTAGTGATAGCCCTGCAGTTGAAACAATCCCTCCAAAAAAGGAGGACGGCGGTGACATTCCTACTAACACCACAGATAATGTCAGCAATCCGGAAGAAACTAAGGTGTCCTCGGACTCCAACATTTACAGCTACATTAAGGATGACCTTTTTACATCGGAGATCTACAAAGTAGAAATCCGAAATGTGCCCAAATTCATCGGCTTCAACGACCTCAAGAAGTTTCTGGCCAGGCATGGCCTCAACCCGCACAAGGTCAAGCTGATGAACAAACAGCCCTTTGCTTTTGTCACCTTTAAGAATGAGGAAGAACGTGACAAGGCCATGAAGATGCTACACGGAATGCAGTGGAAGGGCAACGTGCTAAGTGTCAAACTAGCTAAGCCTAAAGCAGATCCCATACAAAGGAAAAGGAGGCAGGAGGAGGGAGAAGGTGGGGAAGGTCAACCACCGTCCAAGAGAGGAGAAGGTGACGAGCCGGAGGAGCCTCTGAGTGTCCAGATTGCCAACGTGGTGACTCCTCTGTGGAAAGTTCCCTATGATGAGCAGCTACGGAGGAAGGAGCAAGATGTGGTAGCAGTTCTGCAAAGGCTGGCCAA GGAGATTGCCAGCACCAATAAAGCCATGCTGCCGTGGCTGTTTGATATAAAAGGGAAACACAACAGAATGTGCTGTCCCATGGAACCTATTCATCCGTCCCCTATACag ACGGAGTACAGGAACAAGTGCGAGTTCCTCATCTCCATGGGCGCTGATGGGGAGGACAAGACCGTTGGCTTCCGCTTGGGGAAATATAAAGGGGGCTCCTGTGCCGTGGTGGGCCCGGCGGAGGCGTGCCACGTGTCTGCTGAGGGCAAGAAAGTCGCCCATGAGTTTCAAAAATTCAtcag GTCAACACCCTACGCCGTGTACAGTCCTGAAACATATGAGGGACACTGGAAGCAGCTCACTGTTAGGACCTCCATGACCAAGCAAACTATGGCTGTAGCATTCTTCAACCCGCAG AAAATTGAAGAATCCGAACTTGATGCCTTGAAGAACTCCATGAAGAAGTACTTTATGGAGGGAGAAGGCAAAGACAGCGGCATCACATCGCTCTACTTTGTCAGAGATGGTCAAAG AAAATCACCTAACATTGAAGACTTGCCCTGTGAATTGATAGCTGGAGATGCCTGCATCCATGAGGAACTTCTTGGTGTCAAATTCAGAATATCTCCTCATTCTTTTTTTCAG ATAAATACAGCAGGGGCAGAAGTTCTGTACTCGACAGTAGGTGAGTGGGCCCAACTGAACGAGGACAGCACAGTTCTGGATGTGTGTTGTGGGACAGGAACTATTGGTCTTTCCTTGGCTAAG AGGGTCAAGAAAGTCATTGGTATTGAAAGTTGCCAGGAGGCGGTGAAAGATGCTGAAGCTAATGCAAAATTTAATG GGTTTACTAATGTCGAGTTTCACTGTGGAAAAGCTGAAGATTTGTTCCCCAATATTCTCAATTCGCTGGCTTCGCCCAACATCACGGCCATTGTGGATCCCCCGAGGGCAGGCTTAC ATTCCAAGGTGATACTGGCCATCAGAAGAGCAGAGCATCTGAAGAGGCTGATTTATGTGGCATGTAATGCCAAGGCAGCCATGAATAACTTTATTGA ctTGTGCAGAGCACCTTCCAACAGAGTTCACGGGGCACCATTCCAGCCTGTGCGAGCCATGGCCGTGGATATGTTTCCCCAGACATCATACTTTGAAATGATTCTGCTTTTTGAGAGAGTAAACTACAGCTCCCAGCCGTCCAACAACCAGCCATGTTCATAG